From a single Desulfonatronovibrio hydrogenovorans DSM 9292 genomic region:
- a CDS encoding YlxR family protein, with protein MNNHVPIRTCVICRRKKPKSMLLRYACPGDLTQGLVPDPDCTIQARGFYTCRDLTCAEKIAGFRGWIRKCKGVASNVE; from the coding sequence ATGAATAATCATGTTCCCATAAGGACATGCGTAATTTGCAGAAGAAAAAAACCGAAATCTATGCTTTTGAGATATGCCTGCCCTGGGGACTTAACCCAAGGGCTTGTGCCTGATCCTGACTGTACGATTCAGGCACGCGGATTTTACACATGCAGGGATTTGACCTGCGCGGAAAAGATTGCTGGATTCAGGGGATGGATTCGTAAGTGCAAGGGGGTAGCAAGTAATGTCGAATAA